Proteins encoded together in one candidate division KSB1 bacterium window:
- a CDS encoding CBS domain-containing protein, translating into MSDKLKEVAEQVRNGLRPEYTVRDLLSWFGYYRRSDGNTADIVRALEGLCIWTVPDFTLTHIDAPVAFVSASAPFDPTLRICMLGPARNKPVSVTPNSPIGEVVRLMIHNDFSQLPVMTSPHEAKGMVTWRGVGQRYALSIPGSEARHFMEPHHEISDNETIFDAVGIVIRYECVLVRDNKNVISGIITTSDLANEFHRLGEPFLLISEIENHIRALIHGKFSQPELDAAKNPEDGAREISGIHRMNFGEYVRLLQEPGRWAKVSLKVDREGFIADLEKVNKVRNDVMHFNPQGIEDEPKAFLHKFAHLVQQLRQTSQGL; encoded by the coding sequence ATGTCCGATAAGCTCAAGGAAGTGGCGGAACAGGTTCGTAACGGGCTTAGACCCGAGTACACCGTCCGTGATTTGTTGTCTTGGTTTGGTTATTACAGGCGCAGCGATGGCAATACCGCAGACATAGTTCGTGCACTTGAAGGGTTGTGCATTTGGACGGTGCCCGATTTCACTCTTACTCACATTGATGCTCCAGTAGCGTTTGTTTCGGCAAGTGCGCCGTTTGATCCCACGTTACGCATTTGTATGTTGGGTCCGGCGCGGAACAAGCCCGTAAGTGTGACGCCCAATAGTCCGATAGGCGAGGTTGTGAGACTCATGATACATAATGATTTCTCCCAATTGCCAGTGATGACCAGCCCGCACGAGGCGAAGGGAATGGTTACTTGGCGTGGCGTAGGTCAACGCTATGCGCTCAGTATTCCCGGAAGCGAGGCGCGACATTTTATGGAACCGCACCACGAAATTAGTGACAATGAGACTATCTTCGATGCCGTCGGAATAGTGATTAGGTATGAGTGTGTTCTTGTTCGTGACAACAAGAATGTGATTTCTGGTATTATCACGACATCGGACTTGGCAAATGAGTTTCATCGGCTGGGAGAACCATTCTTGCTTATCAGTGAGATTGAGAATCATATTCGGGCGTTGATTCACGGGAAGTTCAGTCAGCCAGAACTCGACGCTGCCAAGAATCCGGAGGACGGTGCCCGTGAGATTTCAGGTATTCATCGCATGAACTTTGGCGAGTACGTAAGATTGCTTCAGGAACCCGGTCGTTGGGCGAAAGTCAGTCTCAAAGTCGACAGGGAAGGCTTTATAGCGGACCTAGAGAAAGTCAACAAAGTCAGAAATGACGTAATGCACTTCAATCCGCAGGGCATAGAGGACGAGCCGAAAGCCTTCTTGCACAAGTTCGCGCATTTAGTCCAGCAGTTGCGGCAGACGTCCCAGGGTTTATGA
- the ccsA gene encoding cytochrome c biogenesis protein CcsA: MIIRLNILLLLLMLSSAAARAADGAELSAGFDWDMASQITAQTSGRVKPLDTFARELVAMVYGKASYKGQHPTETYFRWMADGDYWANEKLFYIPKGPLRDEMKLPKTGGNHFSLVALQSNNGLMQLARDGAMADQKGDKPTFVQGKANELLNRMSVLSAVFNHDLPLMAPTEGGEPTATWLSMPTVLGQFEDTLLAPQPAGVKDTLQALAVSFSGMYASLRDNRPDMFNTSVMVFLNTQAAMMHGQPGLMSKLAWETNYNYIRPFTVAKILLALALVLFLFSLAREPWAVLKWGGMLGMIGGLLFYTTGLAMRAYISGRAPWSNMYESLLAIGWAAVLISIIYELIKRDRVLALVGSGLGALILGVAQFASLDRGINQLVPALQSYWLNYHVIITLSSYSCFAIAMGLGHAVLIAGVRSHGAVTPKLAGLAKANLKIIQVGTLLLITGILLGAVWANVSWGRFWGWDPKETWALITWFVYIVFLHGRSAGWLGWRGLAAYSVGAFPVVIMTYYGVNYYLSGLHSYGAGSAPGLPWQMFGFVALEGGFLFWALRRLKGKLPTKPKPAKSSMMPRSIPSRAKNPEVG, translated from the coding sequence ATGATTATCCGACTCAACATACTGCTGCTCCTGCTGATGCTCAGCTCCGCTGCTGCGCGCGCCGCGGACGGAGCCGAACTTAGCGCTGGTTTCGACTGGGACATGGCCAGTCAAATAACCGCTCAAACCAGCGGTCGAGTGAAACCCCTGGATACCTTTGCCCGCGAGCTGGTCGCGATGGTTTATGGAAAGGCGAGTTACAAGGGACAACACCCGACCGAGACCTACTTCCGATGGATGGCCGACGGCGATTATTGGGCCAACGAGAAGCTGTTCTACATTCCCAAAGGTCCGCTGCGGGACGAGATGAAGCTGCCGAAGACCGGAGGGAACCACTTCTCGCTGGTCGCGCTTCAGTCAAACAATGGACTCATGCAACTGGCCCGCGATGGCGCGATGGCGGACCAAAAGGGCGACAAGCCAACCTTTGTACAGGGCAAGGCGAATGAACTGCTGAACCGGATGAGCGTGCTGTCCGCGGTCTTCAATCATGATCTACCGCTGATGGCACCGACAGAGGGCGGCGAGCCCACGGCGACCTGGTTGTCCATGCCGACAGTGCTGGGCCAATTCGAGGACACGTTGCTGGCTCCGCAGCCGGCAGGCGTGAAAGATACCTTGCAAGCATTGGCCGTTTCCTTCTCCGGCATGTACGCGTCGCTGCGCGATAACCGTCCGGACATGTTCAACACCTCGGTGATGGTGTTTCTCAATACGCAAGCCGCCATGATGCACGGGCAGCCCGGACTGATGTCGAAGCTCGCGTGGGAGACAAATTACAATTACATCCGGCCGTTCACTGTCGCGAAAATCCTGCTGGCGCTGGCGCTGGTGTTGTTCTTGTTCAGTCTCGCCCGCGAACCGTGGGCGGTGCTCAAGTGGGGCGGCATGCTCGGGATGATCGGCGGGCTGCTGTTTTATACTACGGGCCTGGCGATGCGCGCTTACATCAGTGGCCGCGCGCCGTGGTCCAATATGTACGAATCGCTGCTGGCGATCGGCTGGGCCGCGGTGCTGATCTCGATCATCTACGAACTCATCAAACGTGATCGCGTGCTGGCGCTGGTCGGTTCCGGGCTGGGAGCGCTGATTCTCGGCGTGGCGCAGTTCGCCAGTCTGGATCGCGGGATCAACCAACTCGTGCCCGCGCTGCAGAGTTACTGGCTCAACTACCATGTGATCATCACGCTCTCGAGCTACTCTTGTTTCGCGATTGCCATGGGATTGGGCCACGCAGTGCTGATCGCGGGAGTGCGCTCCCACGGCGCGGTCACGCCGAAACTGGCCGGGTTGGCGAAGGCGAACCTGAAGATCATTCAGGTCGGCACGCTGCTTCTCATCACCGGCATTTTGCTCGGGGCCGTGTGGGCGAACGTGAGCTGGGGCCGATTCTGGGGCTGGGATCCGAAGGAAACCTGGGCCTTGATCACCTGGTTTGTCTATATCGTATTTCTGCACGGGCGCAGCGCGGGATGGCTGGGCTGGCGCGGACTGGCGGCCTATTCCGTCGGCGCGTTTCCGGTCGTCATCATGACGTATTATGGTGTAAATTACTATCTGTCCGGATTGCATAGCTACGGCGCGGGTTCCGCGCCTGGCCTGCCCTGGCAGATGTTCGGCTTCGTCGCCCTCGAAGGCGGTTTCCTGTTCTGGGCTTTGCGGCGATTGAAAGGAAAGCTGCCGACGAAGCCAAAGCCAGCGAAGAGTAGCATGATGCCGCGCTCGATTCCGTCGCGTGCGAAGAATCCGGAGGTGGGGTAG
- a CDS encoding damage-inducible protein D, translated as MDTELSGSDFSSFESLGFDEDGKRYWYARDVMSFFGYADYRTFASKVISRAMVVPTTLGMPSFDFFRSCPRDIDGERCDDFKMDRFACFLTAMNADPERPAVALVQTYLAGLAATVHQIWLDAEAVQRVEMRDDITQRENSLEAVVRSAGINESKDFAFFKNAGYRGMYNMNLSRLREIRLIPSDRSPLDFMGRQELAANLFRESQVELKINTQNIRGPRHLNDAHLAVGKEVRRAMIRNTGIAPEDLPKHGDIRDVKKHLKHTKRGFEKIDGTKDVSKGKPEDSDTE; from the coding sequence ATGGACACTGAACTCTCTGGATCTGATTTCTCTTCTTTTGAGAGCCTCGGATTCGATGAAGATGGCAAGCGTTATTGGTATGCGCGCGACGTTATGTCGTTTTTCGGTTATGCTGATTACCGGACGTTTGCGAGCAAGGTCATTAGCCGTGCGATGGTAGTGCCGACAACGCTTGGGATGCCCTCCTTTGATTTCTTTAGGTCGTGCCCGCGGGACATTGACGGGGAGCGCTGCGATGACTTCAAGATGGATCGGTTTGCCTGTTTTTTGACAGCAATGAACGCCGATCCTGAGCGGCCGGCCGTAGCTCTGGTTCAGACATATCTTGCTGGCTTGGCCGCCACTGTCCACCAGATTTGGCTCGATGCAGAAGCAGTTCAGCGAGTGGAGATGCGAGACGATATTACACAACGTGAAAATTCTCTTGAAGCTGTTGTCCGCAGTGCAGGTATCAACGAAAGCAAGGACTTTGCGTTCTTCAAGAACGCGGGATATCGTGGAATGTATAACATGAATCTTTCTCGACTTCGTGAGATACGCTTGATTCCGAGTGATCGTTCTCCTTTGGATTTTATGGGTAGGCAAGAATTGGCTGCGAATTTGTTTCGTGAGTCGCAGGTCGAGCTGAAGATCAATACTCAGAACATTCGAGGACCGCGTCATCTAAATGACGCCCACCTCGCGGTTGGAAAAGAGGTTCGGAGAGCTATGATTCGAAATACAGGGATCGCTCCGGAGGATCTTCCCAAACACGGAGACATTCGTGATGTAAAGAAGCACCTGAAGCACACGAAACGCGGTTTTGAGAAGATTGACGGGACCAAAGACGTATCGAAGGGAAAGCCCGAGGATAGCGACACAGAGTAG
- a CDS encoding NifU family protein — MTINLTTFNKGGTEPFTNDDERAQFEALDKLIDSLRPIFMEEGGDAKAVCVRDGVARIAFGGGCEGCGGALESMEGGLRLMIQERIPGLREVVFE, encoded by the coding sequence ATGACCATTAATCTGACAACCTTCAATAAGGGCGGCACCGAGCCGTTCACGAATGACGACGAGCGCGCGCAGTTTGAAGCGCTCGACAAACTGATTGACTCGCTGCGTCCGATCTTCATGGAAGAGGGCGGCGATGCGAAGGCCGTCTGCGTCCGCGACGGCGTCGCCCGGATCGCGTTCGGCGGCGGCTGCGAAGGCTGCGGCGGCGCCCTGGAAAGCATGGAAGGTGGTCTGCGCCTGATGATTCAGGAACGAATCCCCGGATTGCGGGAAGTCGTATTTGAGTAA
- a CDS encoding 1-deoxy-D-xylulose-5-phosphate synthase has translation MNKARSQDLLAPVIARVNSPADLKPLSFEELEQLCVELRTELWDTINSIGGHLAASMGVVELTVALHRVYDTPQDKLIWDVGHQGYIHKMLTGRRALLKTIRRYKGLSGFLKRDESDYDAFGAGHASTAISAAYGMAVARDLNGEDHNVVAIVGDGGLTGGLAFEALNNAGPSGRNFTVILNDNKMSISRNVGAVPKFLARMETNPKLSKVKDEVWKLLGESPVAARSLQKMAGRMEASLKTLISPGMLFEDLGFQYFGPFDGHNVRELVEVLENIKAAHKHPAIVHVLTMKGKGYDIAEADPIKYHAVKGVPAKIEPKAEAAPDVAPEVQRMAYMDIFGEAMIRETTRNPKVVAITAAMKEGTGLVKYATTHPNNFFDVGIAEGHAVTFAAGMATAGLRPVTAIYSTFLQRAFDHIVHDCALQKLPVLFCLDRGGLVGEDGPTHHGCLDLAFLSCIQNMIVAAPRSGEELRDLMRTGLTVEGGPMAIRYPRDKAPDLIDWDREPQAIPVGSWDVLREGKRVLVLAVGTMVEIARQAIAHDELNVTLVNCRFVKPIDERLLADMLAKHEAVVTLEENCGGGGLGSRVATFMKLHGWPQRFESVHLPENFVEHGTREQLLELCGLSDQQIAELIRRIWKGEARGDAATPAGRLITRIHSAPEDGEESGAR, from the coding sequence TTGAACAAAGCACGTTCGCAAGATTTACTCGCGCCGGTGATTGCGCGAGTGAATTCACCGGCGGATCTCAAACCGCTCTCGTTTGAGGAGCTGGAACAACTATGTGTCGAGCTGCGCACGGAGCTGTGGGACACCATCAATTCCATCGGCGGCCACCTGGCAGCGTCGATGGGCGTCGTGGAACTCACGGTTGCGCTGCATCGTGTGTATGATACCCCCCAGGATAAGTTAATCTGGGACGTCGGGCATCAGGGTTACATCCACAAGATGTTGACCGGGCGGCGGGCGCTGCTCAAGACGATTCGCCGCTATAAGGGGCTGTCCGGTTTCCTGAAGCGCGACGAGAGCGACTACGATGCGTTCGGCGCCGGGCATGCCTCGACCGCCATCAGCGCGGCCTACGGCATGGCGGTGGCGCGGGACCTGAACGGTGAGGACCATAACGTGGTCGCGATTGTCGGAGACGGCGGGCTGACCGGGGGACTCGCTTTTGAAGCCCTGAATAACGCCGGACCGTCTGGCCGGAATTTCACGGTCATTCTCAACGACAACAAGATGTCGATCTCGCGGAATGTCGGGGCGGTGCCGAAATTCCTCGCGCGCATGGAGACGAACCCGAAACTCTCCAAGGTGAAGGATGAGGTCTGGAAGCTGCTGGGCGAGTCGCCGGTCGCGGCGCGCTCCTTGCAGAAAATGGCGGGCCGAATGGAAGCGTCGCTGAAGACGCTGATTTCGCCGGGAATGCTCTTCGAGGACCTGGGCTTCCAGTATTTCGGGCCGTTTGACGGGCATAATGTCCGCGAGCTGGTTGAAGTGCTGGAGAACATCAAGGCCGCGCATAAGCACCCGGCGATCGTGCATGTGTTGACGATGAAGGGCAAGGGCTACGATATCGCGGAAGCCGATCCGATCAAGTATCACGCGGTCAAAGGCGTGCCCGCCAAAATCGAGCCGAAGGCGGAAGCCGCACCGGACGTCGCTCCGGAAGTGCAGCGGATGGCCTATATGGACATCTTCGGCGAGGCCATGATCCGCGAGACGACGCGGAATCCCAAAGTGGTGGCGATAACCGCCGCCATGAAGGAAGGGACCGGCCTCGTGAAGTACGCGACCACCCATCCGAATAACTTCTTCGATGTCGGGATCGCGGAAGGGCACGCTGTCACGTTTGCGGCCGGCATGGCCACCGCGGGACTGCGGCCGGTGACGGCGATCTACTCCACCTTCCTGCAACGAGCCTTCGACCACATCGTGCACGACTGCGCGTTGCAGAAACTTCCGGTACTATTCTGTCTGGATCGCGGCGGCCTCGTCGGTGAAGACGGACCGACGCACCATGGTTGTCTGGATCTCGCCTTTCTGTCCTGCATTCAAAATATGATCGTGGCCGCGCCACGCTCGGGCGAAGAGCTGCGCGACCTGATGCGCACGGGTCTGACCGTGGAAGGCGGTCCCATGGCGATTCGGTATCCGCGCGACAAAGCGCCCGACCTGATCGACTGGGATCGCGAGCCGCAGGCGATACCCGTGGGCAGCTGGGACGTCTTGCGCGAAGGGAAACGCGTGCTGGTGCTGGCGGTGGGAACGATGGTCGAGATCGCGCGACAGGCGATCGCCCACGACGAACTTAATGTTACGCTCGTGAACTGCCGCTTTGTAAAACCGATCGATGAACGGCTGCTCGCGGACATGCTGGCCAAACACGAGGCAGTCGTGACGCTCGAAGAGAACTGCGGCGGCGGTGGCCTCGGTTCCCGCGTGGCTACTTTCATGAAGCTGCACGGGTGGCCGCAACGATTCGAGTCCGTGCACTTGCCCGAGAATTTCGTGGAGCACGGGACGCGCGAACAACTGCTTGAGCTTTGCGGCCTGTCGGACCAGCAGATCGCGGAGTTGATTCGACGGATATGGAAAGGCGAGGCGCGGGGGGACGCGGCGACACCCGCCGGAAGGCTGATTACCAGAATTCACAGCGCGCCGGAAGACGGCGAGGAATCCGGAGCACGATGA
- the lipA gene encoding lipoyl synthase — MALTELPLLEADTQSQARVPRPDWLKIRLGQTKAFHGVKQIVHGQRLATVCEEAACPNRAECWSRGTATIMIMGDTCTRSCGFCNVKTGRPLPLDALEPIRTAEAIQAMGLRYTVITSVDRDELPDGGAAHFAETIRRVHELNPHCKVEVLTPDFKGDLAHLELVLDAQPEVFAHNMETVARLHLQVRPQAKYWRSLQVVGHAAKRGLVSKSGIMVGLGETPAEVRQVLRDLADVGCSLVTIGQYLQPSPRHLPVMAYVHPDRFVEYAEWGKSFGIRHVEAGPLVRSSYKAETQERLMQGGARST, encoded by the coding sequence ATGGCGCTGACTGAGCTTCCATTGCTGGAAGCAGATACACAATCGCAGGCGCGGGTTCCGCGGCCGGACTGGCTGAAGATTCGCCTGGGTCAGACGAAGGCGTTTCACGGTGTCAAACAGATCGTGCACGGTCAACGACTGGCGACGGTGTGCGAAGAGGCCGCGTGTCCAAATCGCGCCGAATGCTGGAGTCGCGGAACGGCGACGATCATGATCATGGGCGATACCTGCACGCGCTCGTGCGGATTCTGCAATGTGAAAACCGGCAGGCCGCTTCCGCTCGATGCGCTGGAACCGATCCGCACGGCCGAAGCGATTCAGGCGATGGGATTGCGCTATACCGTCATCACATCCGTGGATCGCGACGAGCTGCCGGACGGCGGCGCGGCACACTTCGCGGAGACCATCCGCCGCGTACACGAGCTGAATCCGCACTGCAAAGTCGAGGTGCTGACACCCGATTTCAAAGGGGACCTTGCTCATCTCGAGCTCGTGCTCGATGCGCAACCGGAGGTGTTTGCGCACAATATGGAAACCGTGGCGCGCCTGCACTTGCAGGTGCGGCCGCAGGCAAAGTACTGGCGCAGCTTGCAGGTCGTGGGGCACGCGGCCAAGCGCGGACTGGTCAGCAAGTCCGGCATTATGGTAGGGCTGGGCGAAACTCCGGCGGAGGTTCGGCAGGTGCTGCGCGACCTGGCCGACGTGGGGTGCAGTCTCGTGACGATCGGTCAGTATCTGCAGCCCTCCCCGCGACACTTGCCGGTCATGGCGTATGTGCATCCCGATCGCTTTGTCGAATATGCCGAGTGGGGCAAATCCTTCGGCATCCGGCACGTCGAGGCCGGTCCGCTTGTGCGCAGTTCTTACAAGGCCGAGACGCAGGAGCGGCTGATGCAAGGTGGCGCCCGCTCAACTTGA
- a CDS encoding 4-hydroxy-3-methylbut-2-enyl diphosphate reductase produces MKVLIDPRAGFCGGVRRVVKMAEKELQTTGEELISLGDIIHNEVEIARMKDLGLHSAEHDVLSDNGAVPGKVLIRAHGEPPETYEKAKQLGVEVIDGTCPVVTRSQNIARTHYLNGEQVVIIGKPFHPETIGIRGHCDNQAFVVYDREDVKKLDAARKTFVLCQTTVSAEWFQERIEWIRACCGKVEVQVENTLCRFVVGRDNDLMQFAREVDVVVMVGGTKSSNTKVLYGVCKEVNDRSYSVVTEEEIDLSWFSPDDTVGVTGSASTPHWLLERVRNFIAVQASAEIVEA; encoded by the coding sequence ATGAAGGTCCTGATTGATCCGCGAGCCGGATTCTGCGGCGGCGTGCGCCGGGTCGTCAAGATGGCCGAAAAAGAGCTGCAGACCACCGGCGAGGAACTGATTTCGTTGGGGGACATCATCCACAACGAAGTCGAAATCGCGCGGATGAAAGACCTCGGGCTGCACAGCGCCGAGCATGACGTGCTGTCGGATAATGGCGCGGTCCCCGGCAAGGTTCTGATCCGCGCACACGGCGAACCACCGGAAACGTATGAGAAGGCGAAGCAACTCGGAGTCGAGGTGATTGACGGCACGTGCCCGGTGGTGACGCGCTCACAGAATATCGCCCGCACGCATTACTTGAACGGCGAGCAGGTCGTCATCATCGGCAAGCCATTTCACCCCGAGACCATCGGCATTCGCGGGCATTGCGACAATCAGGCCTTCGTGGTCTATGACCGCGAAGATGTGAAGAAACTCGATGCGGCGCGGAAGACGTTTGTGCTCTGTCAGACCACGGTGTCGGCGGAGTGGTTTCAGGAGCGAATTGAGTGGATCCGGGCATGCTGCGGCAAGGTGGAAGTGCAGGTCGAGAACACCTTGTGCCGATTCGTCGTCGGCCGGGACAACGACCTCATGCAATTCGCCAGAGAAGTTGATGTGGTGGTGATGGTGGGAGGAACGAAGAGTTCCAACACGAAAGTCTTGTACGGCGTGTGCAAGGAGGTCAATGACCGTTCCTACAGCGTCGTTACCGAAGAAGAAATCGACCTGAGCTGGTTCAGTCCCGATGACACCGTGGGCGTAACCGGCTCGGCATCCACACCGCACTGGCTGCTCGAACGCGTGCGTAACTTCATTGCAGTGCAGGCCAGCGCGGAGATCGTTGAAGCCTGA
- a CDS encoding exo-alpha-sialidase — MIRLCALMCCCLCSLLLGSSAGSANGAERRVSTRALELQVRAGVPISGVVLYPPVSERRQVRSLDDVGANVRCNQDPFGSRQNEMTAAASPLNPGIVLTGANDYRNGDASGGFYRTVDGGLTFTDALVTRGPVGSYDAAGDPVASADLSGRLYALYIAFDRDPGVDNGIYSQTSVDSGATWAAPVPVLEHVGGGTPDFEDKPYACSDYSVGSPYLDNYYVTWTKFRATGGSVIYFARSTTGGASFSTPVQISGGTSTQFSCPTVGPNGEIYAVWNSYSTNTIKLDYSLDGGDTWHLDHTIANFNNAFPTPGCGTWRVEGYPVVGCDISDGPRRGWLYCSWVDCSSGNPDVLFISSQDGGTNWTPPVHVEDDITGHWQWFHWMSVNPATGDIGIAWLDTRDDPANCTYKAYGSISTDGGVTWEPNFPISDAVSDPTTSTFLGDYNGTTFSADGFYACWVDLRNDTGDSYANWFRITPPPMMPPPTALVIHPENEFVRLIWNSENQPLYKVYSSVNPETPFETFEGSTTDTTYLDSTGIVPGIPRFYIVTSATE, encoded by the coding sequence ATGATTAGACTTTGCGCGTTGATGTGTTGTTGTCTGTGTTCGCTGTTACTTGGATCGAGTGCGGGGTCGGCAAATGGCGCGGAGCGACGAGTGTCCACGCGGGCACTCGAACTGCAAGTGCGCGCGGGCGTGCCGATCTCCGGAGTGGTGCTCTATCCCCCGGTCAGCGAGCGTCGTCAAGTCCGGAGCCTCGACGATGTGGGTGCGAACGTCCGCTGCAATCAAGATCCGTTCGGCAGCCGCCAGAACGAAATGACGGCCGCCGCCAGCCCGCTCAATCCGGGCATCGTGTTGACCGGCGCCAACGATTATCGAAACGGCGATGCCTCGGGCGGCTTCTACCGCACGGTGGACGGCGGACTGACTTTCACCGATGCACTGGTCACGCGCGGACCCGTGGGGAGTTACGATGCGGCCGGCGACCCGGTTGCCAGCGCTGATCTCAGCGGAAGACTCTACGCGCTTTACATCGCGTTTGACCGCGACCCCGGCGTCGATAACGGTATCTATTCGCAAACGTCAGTGGACAGCGGCGCGACGTGGGCCGCGCCGGTCCCGGTCCTGGAACATGTGGGCGGCGGAACTCCGGACTTTGAAGACAAGCCTTACGCTTGTAGTGACTACAGTGTGGGCTCGCCGTACCTTGACAATTACTATGTGACGTGGACGAAGTTCCGTGCGACCGGCGGGTCCGTGATCTACTTTGCCAGGTCAACCACAGGCGGTGCGTCGTTTTCCACTCCAGTTCAGATTTCCGGAGGGACCAGTACCCAGTTTTCCTGTCCTACCGTAGGTCCCAACGGCGAGATCTACGCCGTGTGGAACAGCTACTCGACCAACACGATCAAGCTGGACTATTCGCTGGACGGCGGAGATACTTGGCATCTCGATCATACGATTGCCAATTTCAATAATGCGTTTCCCACGCCGGGGTGCGGGACCTGGCGAGTCGAAGGATATCCGGTCGTGGGCTGCGATATTTCAGATGGTCCGCGCCGTGGCTGGCTCTACTGCAGTTGGGTGGACTGCAGCAGCGGCAACCCTGATGTCCTGTTCATCAGTTCGCAAGACGGCGGTACCAACTGGACGCCGCCGGTGCACGTCGAAGACGACATTACCGGTCACTGGCAGTGGTTTCACTGGATGAGCGTTAATCCAGCGACGGGCGACATCGGAATCGCCTGGCTCGACACCCGGGATGATCCCGCCAATTGCACGTACAAGGCTTACGGATCTATCTCGACGGACGGCGGGGTCACATGGGAGCCGAACTTCCCGATCAGCGATGCCGTGAGCGATCCGACGACCAGCACGTTTCTTGGTGACTACAACGGCACGACCTTCAGTGCTGACGGATTCTATGCGTGCTGGGTGGACTTGCGCAATGACACCGGCGATTCTTACGCGAATTGGTTCCGCATTACCCCGCCGCCGATGATGCCGCCGCCAACCGCTCTGGTGATTCATCCGGAAAACGAGTTTGTCCGGTTGATCTGGAATTCGGAGAATCAACCGCTGTACAAAGTTTATTCCAGCGTGAATCCCGAAACGCCGTTTGAGACCTTTGAAGGGAGCACCACGGATACGACCTATCTCGATTCCACCGGGATCGTGCCGGGGATTCCGCGCTTTTACATTGTTACATCGGCTACCGAGTGA
- a CDS encoding cytochrome c biogenesis protein ResB, translating to MTWGMWIGIFFAWASIGGFFCAYVAREKKRGPLTWFFLGVLFGLFALIALAALPRRDKHTIEREDESTAALFGFDLAVDKLWLFFSSVKLTIVLLLALASAMAYGTYIETVLSNGAARIVIYRTWWFDSLIVLLAINLIGCTLRRAPYRPHQVFWLSTHVALLILMAGSIITHRFGMQGQMVVPEGDFSTSFFLEELDREKLDMLMGQEVELPFAVWCDQFEQIMYPGSGMTRIFRSDVKAWEQGEQDTVKWTVMLNHPLVYKDYKISQASWIDLKDGRQATVLGVSYDPGIPFMYVGGILLILSMAGIFFVKPWLKQKFPPKPVRREFKLAEDTEMTAETGERVPQPANG from the coding sequence ATGACGTGGGGAATGTGGATAGGGATATTCTTCGCCTGGGCATCGATAGGCGGCTTTTTCTGTGCGTATGTTGCGCGAGAGAAGAAGCGCGGTCCACTTACGTGGTTCTTCTTGGGAGTTCTATTCGGTCTGTTTGCCTTGATCGCCTTGGCCGCACTTCCGAGACGGGACAAGCATACGATCGAGCGAGAAGATGAGTCAACCGCTGCGCTTTTTGGGTTCGACCTCGCGGTCGATAAGCTCTGGTTGTTCTTTTCGTCCGTCAAGCTCACCATCGTTCTGCTGCTCGCCCTCGCCAGCGCGATGGCGTACGGGACTTACATTGAAACGGTGCTGAGCAACGGCGCCGCGCGCATCGTTATCTATCGCACGTGGTGGTTCGATTCGCTGATTGTGCTGTTGGCGATCAATCTGATCGGCTGTACGTTGCGCCGCGCGCCTTACCGGCCGCATCAGGTGTTCTGGTTGTCCACGCATGTCGCACTGCTGATTCTGATGGCAGGGTCGATCATTACGCACCGCTTCGGCATGCAGGGCCAGATGGTCGTGCCGGAAGGCGATTTCTCGACCTCGTTCTTCCTCGAAGAACTCGACCGGGAAAAGCTCGACATGCTCATGGGACAGGAAGTCGAGCTGCCATTCGCGGTCTGGTGCGACCAGTTCGAGCAGATCATGTATCCCGGCTCCGGTATGACAAGGATCTTCCGCTCCGACGTCAAGGCCTGGGAGCAAGGCGAACAGGATACGGTAAAATGGACGGTGATGTTGAATCACCCGCTGGTGTACAAGGATTACAAAATCAGCCAGGCGTCGTGGATTGACTTGAAGGACGGACGCCAGGCTACCGTGCTTGGAGTGTCCTATGATCCGGGCATCCCGTTTATGTACGTGGGAGGCATCCTGCTGATTCTGAGCATGGCCGGAATCTTCTTTGTCAAGCCGTGGCTCAAACAGAAATTTCCGCCGAAACCGGTGCGACGCGAGTTCAAACTTGCCGAGGACACGGAGATGACCGCGGAGACCGGAGAAAGAGTGCCACAACCGGCTAACGGATGA
- a CDS encoding cupin domain-containing protein, with translation MRSKVTIPSAFAQITEFESPQVVAEVNEFQVKCVKLKGPFVWHFHAEEDELFYVVKGQLKMQFRDGDVILNPGELIVVPHGVEHCPVADVETHIILFERNTTKRTGNLANN, from the coding sequence ATGCGCTCTAAAGTTACCATCCCCTCCGCCTTCGCCCAAATCACGGAGTTTGAGTCGCCGCAAGTTGTGGCGGAGGTGAATGAATTTCAGGTCAAGTGCGTGAAGCTCAAGGGGCCGTTTGTCTGGCACTTTCACGCGGAAGAAGATGAACTCTTCTATGTCGTGAAGGGGCAACTCAAGATGCAATTCCGGGACGGGGACGTGATCTTGAATCCGGGGGAGCTGATTGTCGTGCCGCACGGCGTCGAACATTGCCCCGTGGCGGACGTTGAAACGCACATCATATTATTCGAACGAAATACCACGAAGCGAACCGGAAACCTCGCCAACAATTAG